In one window of Haloimpatiens sp. FM7315 DNA:
- a CDS encoding APC family permease: MSDKKKFGFWSIVLLGINAIIGSGIFLLPNQAMKLIEPLSLGVIVFDMLLVISIAMCFAEVGGMFKKNGGPYVYAREAFGDFIGFEVGFMKWAISIIAWAAMAVAFATALGKLWPAALLIFYAFTGFESIAVAAEDMESPDKNIPKEIITVMIIVSLFYLLIQAISIGVLGTKLAETATPVADAATIFLGPVGGAIVTAGTLVSIGGINIAASFITPRSGVALAEDGLLPKVIAKQSSKGTPYVAIIITVLLEIQ, translated from the coding sequence ATGTCGGATAAAAAGAAGTTCGGTTTTTGGAGTATTGTTCTTTTAGGAATTAATGCAATTATAGGTTCAGGAATATTTTTGTTACCAAATCAAGCTATGAAATTAATTGAACCTTTAAGTTTAGGCGTAATAGTATTTGATATGTTATTGGTTATAAGTATAGCTATGTGTTTTGCAGAAGTAGGTGGAATGTTTAAGAAAAATGGTGGACCCTATGTGTATGCAAGAGAGGCTTTTGGCGATTTTATAGGTTTTGAAGTAGGATTTATGAAATGGGCTATTAGTATAATTGCATGGGCTGCTATGGCAGTTGCCTTTGCTACAGCACTTGGAAAATTGTGGCCAGCAGCACTTTTGATATTTTATGCATTTACAGGGTTTGAATCCATAGCTGTTGCAGCAGAAGATATGGAAAGTCCAGATAAAAATATACCAAAAGAAATTATAACAGTCATGATAATAGTATCTTTATTCTATTTATTAATACAAGCAATATCTATAGGCGTTTTAGGAACAAAACTTGCTGAAACTGCAACACCTGTAGCAGATGCAGCAACAATATTTTTAGGACCAGTTGGAGGAGCGATAGTTACTGCAGGTACATTAGTTTCAATAGGTGGAATAAACATAGCGGCTTCATTTATAACACCAAGAAGTGGAGTTGCACTTGCAGAAGACGGATTACTTCCAAAGGTAATAGCAAAACAAAGTTCAAAAGGTACACCATATGTAGCAATAATTATAACAGTATTATTAGAAATCCAATAG
- a CDS encoding sigma 54-interacting transcriptional regulator — protein sequence MLECIELAKKISRSDLTVLIIGESGTGKELMAQSIHNESNRSKQPFIAVNCAAMPENLLESELFGYEGGAFTGALKEEKRFYLSKQIMEAFF from the coding sequence ATGCTTGAATGCATTGAACTTGCAAAAAAGATATCAAGATCAGATTTGACTGTTCTTATAATAGGTGAAAGTGGTACTGGAAAGGAGCTTATGGCTCAATCCATACATAATGAATCAAATAGAAGTAAACAACCATTTATTGCAGTAAATTGTGCGGCTATGCCAGAAAATTTATTGGAAAGTGAACTGTTTGGATATGAAGGAGGAGCTTTTACAGGTGCGTTAAAAGAGGAAAAAAGGTTTTATTTGAGCAAGCAAATAATGGAAGCATTTTTTTAG
- a CDS encoding serine dehydratase subunit alpha family protein yields the protein MKSDFKDIEFILKGAKMNKAVSKEGLKNSYGLKVGKTLMNKIDKGLLSDDMQNYAMAVTAAASDARMAGCMLPVMSNSGSGNQGITVMMPVVGVAEKLNADDEHLARALVLANLIAIHIKSYLGRLSALCGCVVAASGASCGITYLLGGNLNNVIYSIKNMSGNIAGMICDGAKTGCALKVSTGVSAAIQSSLLAIENIEISSNDGIIDDDVEKTIKNLATIGTKGMCETDKLILDIMTCK from the coding sequence TTGAAATCAGATTTTAAAGATATAGAGTTTATATTAAAGGGAGCTAAAATGAACAAAGCAGTTTCCAAAGAAGGTCTTAAAAACAGCTACGGATTAAAAGTTGGTAAAACTTTAATGAATAAGATAGATAAAGGTCTTTTAAGCGATGATATGCAAAATTACGCTATGGCAGTAACTGCTGCTGCATCCGACGCCAGAATGGCTGGTTGTATGCTTCCTGTTATGAGCAATTCAGGAAGTGGAAACCAAGGCATTACAGTTATGATGCCAGTAGTTGGCGTTGCAGAAAAATTAAATGCAGATGATGAGCATTTAGCAAGAGCTTTAGTCCTAGCAAATTTAATCGCTATACACATTAAATCTTATTTAGGTAGACTTTCAGCATTATGTGGTTGTGTAGTTGCTGCCTCTGGTGCCAGCTGTGGTATCACTTACCTTCTAGGCGGAAACTTAAATAATGTAATTTATTCAATTAAGAATATGTCTGGAAACATAGCTGGAATGATCTGTGACGGAGCTAAAACTGGTTGTGCTTTAAAAGTATCTACAGGAGTAAGTGCAGCAATCCAATCTTCTTTACTTGCTATTGAAAATATTGAAATATCTAGTAATGATGGAATAATAGACGACGACGTTGAAAAAACCATAAAAAACCTAGCAACTATTGGTACAAAAGGAATGTGTGAAACAGACAAGCTTATACTTGACATAATGACTTGTAAATAA
- a CDS encoding gamma-glutamyl-gamma-aminobutyrate hydrolase family protein — MSKKPIIGITGSVLVDEGGMFPGYERAYVNDDYVQAVVKAGAIPVVIPMVYDEKVIRKQLESVDALIMSGGHDVNPLLYGEEPSQKLGSILPKRDDFDLCVIKIAMEMKIPMLGICRGHQMINVANGGTLYQDLSLIEGCYVKHNQGFLSNVPTRSVDIKENTKLYEIFGKQVTTNSFHHLAVKDVAPGFKKAAVAKDGVVEAIEKEGDYFVLGIQWHPEMMAKNNEKMLNIFKMLVKEALK, encoded by the coding sequence ATGAGTAAGAAACCGATTATAGGTATTACAGGAAGTGTTTTAGTGGATGAAGGAGGTATGTTCCCTGGATATGAAAGAGCATATGTAAACGATGACTATGTTCAAGCAGTAGTTAAGGCAGGAGCAATACCAGTGGTTATACCTATGGTATATGATGAAAAGGTTATAAGAAAACAATTAGAGTCAGTTGATGCGTTAATTATGTCAGGAGGACATGACGTTAATCCTCTTTTATATGGAGAAGAACCTTCCCAAAAATTAGGAAGCATTCTTCCGAAGAGAGACGATTTTGATTTATGTGTAATAAAAATCGCAATGGAAATGAAGATTCCAATGCTTGGAATTTGTAGAGGACATCAGATGATTAATGTTGCTAATGGGGGAACTTTATATCAGGATTTATCCTTAATTGAAGGTTGCTATGTGAAACACAACCAAGGTTTTTTAAGTAATGTACCTACACGTAGTGTAGATATTAAAGAAAATACAAAACTATATGAAATATTTGGAAAGCAGGTAACAACAAATAGTTTCCACCATTTAGCAGTAAAAGATGTAGCACCAGGATTTAAAAAAGCAGCTGTTGCTAAAGATGGTGTTGTTGAGGCAATTGAAAAAGAGGGAGATTATTTTGTTTTAGGAATTCAGTGGCATCCAGAAATGATGGCGAAAAACAATGAGAAAATGCTAAACATATTTAAAATGCTAGTAAAAGAGGCTTTGAAATAA
- a CDS encoding winged-helix domain-containing protein — MQIIKSKYSIDVVVEILKIIYRFNKSSKNIGRNNIYKLLNENWIIINEGGVRRILCLLNETQLVHSGLGRKGSSISEKGIELLEYLEKD; from the coding sequence ATGCAGATAATTAAGAGTAAGTACAGCATTGATGTAGTTGTGGAAATATTAAAAATAATATATAGATTTAATAAATCCAGCAAAAACATAGGGAGAAACAATATATATAAATTATTAAATGAAAATTGGATTATAATAAATGAAGGTGGAGTTAGAAGGATACTATGCCTTTTAAATGAAACTCAGCTTGTTCACTCTGGGCTAGGAAGAAAAGGCAGTAGTATAAGCGAAAAAGGTATAGAATTATTAGAGTACCTAGAAAAAGATTAA